The genomic segment gtctccgttctaattcatccccaaaggtgttctatcgggttcaggtcaggactctgtgcaggccagtcaagttcatccacaccagactctgtcctccatgtctttatggaccttgctttgtgcactcgtGCACAGTCATGATGGAAGAggtaggggcccgctccaaactgaaaaacaaccccacaccataattcctcctccaccaaatttcacactcggcacaatgcagtccgaaatgtaccgttctcctggcaacctgcaaacccaaactcgtccatcagattgccagattgaaaagcgtgattcatcacctgACCTACCTTACAAAAGcctgttcagtggccttgtggttagagtgtccgccctgacatcggtaggtcgtgagttcaaaccccccataccaaagacaataaaaatgggacccatcaagggttggaattgggggtttaatcaccaaaatgattcccgaccgcggccaccgctcccctcacctcccagggggtggaacaaggtgatgggtcaaatacagagggtaatttcaccacacctagtgtgtgtgtgtgactatcagtggtactttaactttaactttaatcatgATCTTGAATAATACTGAGCTGATTATGCTTTCCTCTGGGCTTCCGTTCATAGCGGTTTTTCCAGAGGACAGGGCCCCTCTCACCCTTACTTAAAAGGTCCTTTCCCTCAAAAAATTATGTATCCAATTCAACATTCTTCCCCAAATGGCAGCACCGGTTTACTACCATCCTTCCACAACATGTCATACACCTTCTCCATATCTAAAAACACCCTACAGCTTCTTTGTTTTCCTTTCTAATGTCCAGATCCAACGTTACAATTGAGTCCACAGTGGACCGACCCGCCCTAAACCCACATTGATGCAAAACGATTAAACCCTGCTTTTCAAGTGTGTACAGCAGTCTATCTGTGACCATGACCCCCATTATTTTACTTATTACTGCTGTTAGTGCGATTGGTCGGTATGATGCAGGCTCATTTCCTGCTTTGCCAAGTTCACGTACAGGAACAATGATTGCATGTTTCCATTCCTTTGGCAACTTGCCTTCCTGCCGTACTACATTCATTAACGCCACAATgtcattcagctcattttcttcCAGATGTTTAAATATCTGGTTCCTCAGCTCGTCCCTTCCAGgtgatgtgtctttacctctctGAATAGCTCGTTTTAGTTCATGCATCCTGAAAAGAGAATGACTTTTACTCGTATTGCATAAATGATCTGAGCTGTGCACTGTTTCAAAAGTCTAAACTTTGTTTGGTTATCTAATGCCTCCTTGCCGTCCTGCACCAGAACTGGCACTGTAGTTGTCCTATATATACACTCCTGCCATTTTATGAACGATTGCCCATAGATTTCTTACTTCAGTTTGTGGCCCTAATGTACTGCAACATTTCTGCCAGCTCTGCCTTTTTGTGTCTTTGATAACCCTCCTGGCTTTAGCTCTTGAGTGTTTTGTATTCCTCTGCATTATTTTCAATTGGGTTTTTCTTTAATCTCCTACATGCTTTATTTTCTGCACATATGGCACGCTCACACCATCTGACGCTCTTTTGGCCCCTTTTTTTTCTTGGAATACACTCATGAGCCGCCTTGGTCAACATTTTCAGATATATTCCATTCATCTGTCAGGGATGTCAATCAtatgtatttttgtacatttataagtataaaaatgagccgaaatttttgaatgaaagaaatcgctgttctaaatgtgtccactagatgtcgcaatagcaattaattgtatctttgtagatgttgctacatatgtaaaaaaaaaacaaaaataaactacatgttagtgcaccagtcgaggaaaattagcaaactacataaataacatcctgtaatttgattttgatattttatcttgatagattgaaaattaacaccaatgagttgactgatgaacattatcacaaaatgtattcagaaagtacaAAGAAAGtacaaataacgacaaataaagatagaatactattaactgcaacaagtaaaataaaaaataaaaacattatgatgtgtacattttcagaatgtgcttgttctaaagaaaaccatctgaagttgtctttatttttaagttatcgtgccgtgattttaccagaccggcccacttgggaatagagttttctccatgtggcccccggtctaaaattagtttgacacccctgctctatgtcaTTACCCCTTATATTATCCACCTCCTCCCGAGATGTTATTCTAAATTCCCCCCACCTAGCTCCTGAAAAACTAAACCTGTCTGGCCTTTTATTATGCACTTTAACCAACTTCTTTCCAAACCTTCTTAAAATTGGAGCGTGATCGATTCTCATTGTGTTTCTGTCCATTACTTCCCATTCTCGTACTCGGGCAAGTTCCGCAGAAGCAATAATTAAGTCTATACATGATTTCTCTCCCCGACTTACTTGAAACCATGTTGGCCTCCCACCATTTAGGACCACTAATCCCTGTCTGTCAAAAAAATCTTccaaaacagctccatttttgttttgtgCTTACTTCCCCCAAACTAAACCGTGAGCATTAAAATCTCCAACCCAAATTACAGGTTTTGACGATGTGACAATAGTAAAAGATTTAAAGACTTCCTGCCCCTGTCTCTCCAGTCTGCTGAGCTTCCACCCTATCAGAAAAGAGTAACAGTCTACAATTTATGTGATCAGTGCACTGAACTGAAATATAAATCGGAAGTGAAGCGCCACCTATCTGAATGCAAGCGCTCCAGCAGGCATTCAATAGTCTTGTCACAAGATCAACTTGTCATGGCTTTGGATCTGGTATTTCCATAATGTACCCTTTCCTTTGTCCATATCTGTtcgctattttcccgcttgtggctcaacagtaactgaacgTCATTACGTTTTCCCACGCTACGGAATGGACTGAGGGTCAAAAATGACCCGAGCGCGTCAAAAAATTGCGCTATTAAAAGGAACTCATAGTTAACGCATTATCATCAAcgctaatataaatataaatatatccaACTCTTAATTTTCCCATTTGCCTGAATCTCCTAGACCCTTTCTCTTCATTATGTCTCCTTTGCAGCTGTCCTGGGTCTCTCTAGTACCGTTCACAAGTAGTTCACTTACGATCTCTCAGACAGAACAATCTTGCTAAGTGTGCATACAAGCTCCTCAAAGACCGATACGATCACATGTGGTGTGCCTCAAGGATCTATTCTAGGTCCTCTTCTTTTTTAATATTTACACATTCCACTTGGCAGTGTCATCAGGAGACACAGAATTAATTTCCTGTACACACCTCCTCATTTGTTAAGTGGCTAATCTCAATCCCTTCTatctctttttgtttttgttctttcCTGCCTGACGACACCCCTCTGTCCACCATGGTACCAACTTTTTATAGACTTTGATTGGTATTGACCCATCTGCAGCCTCATAAATCATTGCTGTcatttgcttattaacatgatTTATACCCCCTCTATATTAATATTAGTCACAGTTTCTGCTGCAATTAAACATTTTACAAGACTGCTTTACCAAAAAGCCACTTTGGTACTTTTTCATTTGACCTCAAATGCACTTATTCCCCCGCTGAACATAATAACGTATAGTGATCACTGCCTACTGGACTTTCACTTAATACTCCCAAATTACTTTCTTCAGCTAatcaattacagaccaattaacATCCAAAATGGAATCATTTCCTGTGACACATTAATTATTGTTCCTGTACCCAAACAAACTAATTACCTTTCATTCATCAATTATGTAACAATTCCTTAATTTGAATCATAAAGGTAAACACATTTTAGGAGTCATAGAAGATATATTAAGTTGGAGACTACATATAAATCATATAAAGAACATATCACAATTATTTGCAACATTaatcataataaaatatatactcAAATACTAATTTGcaatgttttttggggggaaaatgaatGGGAAAAAAAGGTAGGCAAAATAGACTGAAGCTTCAGCTTTCACATAGGAAGTTGTTTTAAGTACATGTACACAATGTTGTATATTAACACACATACTTGAATAAAATAAACCTactattctaaaaaaaaacattgtatttataCATTGTAGAAGCATATTAAAGAGtatgtgttacacacacaacaacaatgtcacacatgttatatgtactgatgttgttagaaagtcaaagttatCAAAGTCTTGATGGCAGATTTCAAATCCTGcagcttcatttgctgctgctgttctcaccagcacacttgtgtttcttacactggtacttataagagaatctttcaccacactcACTGCAACTCAAccctttctcacctgtgtgtgtcttCATATGTTTTTTAAGTGCTAGTCGGTCACAAAATCTCCTATTGCAGTCTGAACAGGAGTATGTTTTCGCTCCagcgtgcgttctcatgtgtcttttcaaatgttgGCTTCGCACGAACCTTTTACTACAGACtggacaggaaaaaggtttttctccagtgtgtattctcatgtgtactttaaaATCGGTATTTCGTACAAAACCTTTCCGACACACTGAACacatgaaaggtttttctccagtgtgtattcttgtgTGTACTTTTAAATTTGCCTCATGGGTGAATCTTTTACTACAAATTGAGCacacaaatgttttttctccagtgtgtattctcgtgTGCACTTTCAAACTTCCACTCTGTGTAAAACATAAACCGCAGATTGAACagcaaaaaggtttttctccagtgtgtattctcgtgTGTATTTTCAGATGACTAGGATACCTAaacgttttgtcacagtgagaacatgtcaAGTGTGTGTTATcagctttagagtcttcatcatcagtgtcaggagagtgtgatgttgtgtcgtcactatctgatagtggagctaagagcttgtctgcttgtgatcctccacagtggtctccatcagcttctgttgtcatgtgttgagttgagctgctgcttggaggctccaccactctcttctcctcactttcccctttgacctcatcatcttcactcttcacaatcactgggaactcctccaaccattcaagatgctctccctcTTGACTGATGCTgtattcctcctcttcctctttgttGTGGGGGGTTTGTGGCTCCTTCTGCTGCATCTTGAAGCTCCACTCCTGGTGCTCAGGGAGAAGATTATCTTAGCAGACGTCtacaggacacaagaagacaaacacatgctTTACAAAACATCTagctttgctcagtcacatgaaGCCTTCAGTAGGTATCCATGAACTAAAAAAACAAGTTCTTGTATGAACTGTCTCTAAAtcattatatctcggacctcatccaaacttACAAttctgcgcgcgctctgaggtccgagagccagctccagctcgtggtgcccaagacgagacttaaaaccaggggagacaggcccttctctgtggtcggccctaaggtctggaacactctgcccctccatgttcgaactgctcccacagtggagtgttttggGTCTCGTCttgagacccacttttattctctggcttttaacactacgtgagttgtgtggtcctctgttgtcctctgtgtttttaaaattttgatttctatttactgttttaattggttttaccctttaaaatcgtttttaatcacatttattttatattgtttttaattgtttttaatattattgtgcagcactttggaaacattttgttgtttgaatgtgctatacaaataaagtggattggattggatacatCGCTGCGGGGGACAAACACGGGACAATCTCTTTACTAGAGATtgaccaaaatgtttttttcagggccgataccgaatataagtagtcaaggaggccactAACTGATATTTGGGGTTGATATTAATtcgcagtaaaagttatttacacATGAATAGTATGCTTTAAGTGTCGTCCCTtccattaaatatgtgtggtggtcaagctagctctgttctcaatgggtactaggcaccatttagcctttctcgaagaaaaaattaccctatgcttgtgttgttgtacGAATCGTTCAACTCACGAAAAGGATAAATTCCTCGAGAGGTCATCAAAAAGGGCGGAATagtgcaagattttatgaaaCAACGATGAGAAAAGTAGCTCACACTCCAATCCAAGAGAGCACAGTGAAAGAATacacgagtttgcagtgatcactttgttaaatgtttgtttgatatacttttaatgtttattatttccaATTGAAGTAttgtcttgatattatttgtgtttcttaaacacatgtttgctacgagtgttttcgaaaagcaccaactcggcaagtctaaatacaataaatcaaatgtgagcaaaacctgaaggagttaagtttttaccaaagacaacaatcataaatgaatctttcagtacatacacgatgttgacatctatagttatattttgataaacaatcctaaatgaatctttcagcacatacacaatgttgacatctatagttatatttttattaacaattataaattaatctttcagcacatacacaatgtcgatatctatagttatattttgataaacaatcaaaaatgaatctttcagcacatacacaatgtcgatatctatagttatattttgatgaaaaatcataaattaatctttcagcacatacacaatgttgacatctatagttatattttgataaaaacacgctactcgtaaacagtgcgtgcaacaacaacaaacttgGCAGTAGacgtgaagttaaatcatgaaatacaaccttacccgagcaaacacgatgcatatttatccgggagagtcttcataccaatgtccttgacccagcgacacacaaagaagttgtagaccttcatgcttttccaagtttcatctgttttgtcctgTAGAATGATGTTTGGAGCACATAATTCTTGATATCactcaacaaatctttttttgatgacGTATAGGGATCAATTCTATTGCATAGTTTAagtttttgctcgtatctgctttttgcaggaagatctaggccccttgcgtactcagatagtttgctgtacaacagccatatTGGCCTGATTGGCCACCACTGCTttacacttccgggaagaagtcacgtgtcggaatacaagcTATTTAACGGCGGAAGTTACATTGTGACTTGACTAAGGGTGGCGTTCATTTATCCAATAATATTCATAATGCAGACAACGCGTGCCATTGTCAACTGTCACAATCGAGGTGGAATAAATAAAACTACTTTTATCGAATTCCTAAGTTTATTTCTGGACAAGGATAGCTAACGGCGAAGATTGCGACAATCATCAACCGAGTACGTGACGTGTTGACGACTTCGTGTTTGTAAGGATCATTTCAGGTTAAGacattttgcaagtaaaaaaataatcaaacatAAACAAAAGCCTCACTTTGCATGAACTTGATCGCTGCAGTGTTATTTTCCACTGAATAGTTCGGAATTGTTAAGTGTAGCGCTATCGTGAGCGATGACGCTCGCCCTTCAAAGTGGATTCCAACTTGCACTTCCGGGGAAAATCGGAAGCCTTCACATTTTcaaacaatcacaacactttatactcacacttgatctctgcttagcgatgtgttgaccacttccgcgtctctttgttagcagctaacaagctaagctaactagcgagctaagctagctagcaagctaagcCTGATAGGCTTTACAGTTCACTGAAACGAGTTAAGTTAATCCTGACATAAGTAATAAGTAATAACGTTTAGTTTTTCATTCGATGGACGAATAcgtacaaatgtaaaaaaaaatgaaggaaTTAACGCAGATGCGTTTCACAACACGACTGGTACTGGAAGACACACGCTCCACGCATGCGCAGGGAACACGTGACTTTCTgtcgatttttttttctttttttttacaaaactttgtTTCCATACTCTATTTGTGTGTTTTATTGGCGGTTGGAAAACCAACTTAGGGTGCATTACTGCCACAATTTGAAGATGTATTTTAGTCCAAATGACTCGCCAAtgtcagaaaaaaaacattaatctATTTATGACGTGCAATTGTGACTTTTGCTCGTCTCCACCGCCTGCTGTAATTCCTCCTGCACCTTTTCATATGATAAAGCTTTCAAATCCAACAATTTTGCTGCAGCTTTGAcacaataattaatttttttctgtaaaagataAACGTACATTTAATGATAAAGCAAAAACTACAGTGCAGCTGGGGAGTGCACCAGAAGATTGGGGAAAGCTACGCAGGAACAAAGTTAAACAGAACACTAAACACAGACAACAAATTAATGATCTCGTCCTGTTCAACGTTCCATCTCTCAACTTGAgttattttcatttaaatttgTTATGGCCGATcaaattatatatttaaacaaaaaaagtgtCTTTATGAAGAAAGGTATAACAGACTTTAAACAGATGCAAGCCACCTACTAAAATAAATCATGAGTTTGACATATAATGCTGAagttaaaacattaaataaaacagTAAAAACGCTTTTCTGAGAAATACAAAAGCAAGTTTTTAAcattaaatgtgttgctttttccataaaaaataaattgattaaaaaaGACCAATCATTAAAATCATTTAGCATAAAAGTGATGATGAAATAAGAAGCAATCACTTCTATAAAATCATTATAAAACACAATGCACTAAATATGACTGTGATTACAATTAATGTCATAATTTGATACTCTATTATTGGGGGTGTTCATTCCTAGGGGTATTCTATTTAGTGACAGTTACTTTTAAAGGGACGGCTTAAGGACGTAATGACGTACACGAATAGCAAACATGAGCTCTCATTGTACATATATTGTATCATAACACAACATATGACTGCAAACAGGTGCTTCAATCTTACTGCGTTTGTGTTCTTTATTCgatataattagtaattgtggCATATATAGGCATTTAAAAGATACACATGTTCTGTTTCAACAATGATAACATAAGCTAGTTGGTGGtgttctttttttatattttggtttgaaaaatttAACAGCGAGCATGTTAAAAACCGCGATGTGAATCATATCTAAAATAATGTATTTCATATTTTAAAAACACTTGATGTATTTATCTTCAACCCGTACTTCAAATAAAATGAATAgtgatttttgggttcattgaaagaGGACTTCCAAAACGGATACGTTTTTCTCCTGTTTGCGTTATCTTGTGTCTGTGCATGCTATCATTGACAGATCATTTTCTACCACAcactgaacaactgaaaggtttttctcccgtgtgtctTCTCATATGTCTCGTCAAATGAAATTGTTTATCAAGCCCTTTTGCACAAACAGAACAACCAAATGGTTTTTGTCCTGTGTGTCTTCCCATGTGTGATTTCATATTACTTTTGCCAGAGAATATTTTCTCACAATCttaacaactgaaaggtttttgtcTCCTGTGTGTTCCCATGTGTCCAGTCCATTTCCAGTGCATGAAAAAGTCTTCAGCACAACCTGAACAACTAAACGGGTTTTCTCCTGCAAGTTTTCTCATGTGTGATCGCAAACAATctttgcctgttttttttttcaaccggaCTGAACAACTgaagggtttttctcctgtgtgtgttctcatgtgtgcttgcaTATAACCTTTGTTAATGAACTCTTTTACCACAAAATGATCAACTGAAaagtcctgtgtgtgttctcatgtgggaTTCCATATTTACATGAACGTCTGACGCTGTGTCGTCGCTATCTCATAGTAGAGCTAAGCGctggtctgcttgtgatcctccacagtgctCCACCCACAAATCTTCACATAAAGATGGATTTTCAGAAAAACTATTATAGTCTgtgactactatttatggcaatggaggaaaGAATAAAACAGTAAGTAATAATAGCAGGatatacatgtatgaataaaatgttagcaatgttagctcgaCTTGTTGTGTAGCtggcttagccttctaatgtaagacaataCCATCACTGTCctccggcaaaataaagaatgatccTCTTCAAAACTATTTTTAATTAGATCAttgcctactgtgtttggcaatggaccagttagAATTATAATGCGTTATTACGTTCATAAGCCTTGCGAACGATGATGACGCCTGTAGCGTAGCTAACTGTATTAGCCAGCTCATGACTGTATTGTTTACAAGTGTTCAAAGCAGCAGCAGTAAAAGTAATAGCATGATATGAAATATAAaagcattttattgtcattatacacATGCATACGTCCAGGATTTAACATTGGAGGGATAATGACTCggtagaagtttaaccttagcTAGCGTATAGCACCAGATTTGCAGCCAAGCTTTCTTACTTTCTTACCCTAGCGTCGTGCCCTTCATGAGCCGACGACTAATCACAGTGAGCCGCTTGTCTCGCTATACCACCcgtgatgttgtgttgtggtgaaagtcaagTAAAAATGAGAGGGCTGGTGGCGATCCACGGTTTTCATATTCCGTACGGtcttagcaaaacaaaacaaaaaaaaacaactaataagcGACTGTAGTAAACAAAGGACGAAAAGGCTCGGCAGCATGAGGGGGCGTGCCAAGGAGGGCTTCATTTGCATCTAACGACTCTGACTCTTAAAATGAATGATTTTTAAGAAGGAAGTATTCAGGTCACaacc from the Entelurus aequoreus isolate RoL-2023_Sb linkage group LG20, RoL_Eaeq_v1.1, whole genome shotgun sequence genome contains:
- the LOC133635515 gene encoding gastrula zinc finger protein XlCGF17.1-like isoform X1, yielding MQQKEPQTPHNKEEEEEYSISQEGEHLEWLEEFPVIVKSEDDEVKGESEEKRVVEPPSSSSTQHMTTEADGDHCGGSQADKLLAPLSDSDDTTSHSPDTDDEDSKADNTHLTCSHCDKTFRYPSHLKIHTRIHTGEKPFCCSICGLCFTQSGSLKVHTRIHTGEKTFVCSICSKRFTHEANLKVHTRIHTGEKPFMCSVCRKGFVRNTDFKVHMRIHTGEKPFSCPVCSKRFVRSQHLKRHMRTHAGAKTYSCSDCNRRFCDRLALKKHMKTHTGEKGLSCSECGERFSYKYQCKKHKCAGENSSSK
- the LOC133635515 gene encoding uncharacterized protein LOC133635515 isoform X2, giving the protein MEGQSVPDLRADHREGPVSPGFKSRLGHHELELALGPQSARRITSAKIIFSLSTRSGASRCSRRSHKPPTTKRKRRNTASVKRESILNGWRSSQ